The nucleotide sequence catgaaaataataaaaaatggtcatgagttttttttttacatacaatttAGTAAGAAGATGCATTATTCTTCATATTCACCCACAGACTCTTTCATCTATTCTTTCAATTTTAGGCTAGGATTGACGGCAATTTACCTCTCAACATATAATAAGTATGAGTTTTATAAACATCTTGGTTATCATGAATGTACTCAAGTCACTCCAATTAAAGCAAGCTCAAGCCTATTTATTAACTCTCAGGTAATGAACTATGAATTAAATTGGGAGGAATTAGAATTTAATATTTTCTGGATATGATATTTTGTTAGTTTAGAcacattttatgtttttttttccatttcagcTTAATTTACTAGGTGAGCAGGTTGGAGAAGGGGATAATCTGACAGTAAATCAAGGGGAATATGACTTACCTCATTTCAGTCCTGAAAACTCTGTTTCAAGGAATCAAGAAGCCATGTTTAATGAATTGAATCAAAGGGAGAAGGAGCAAAATATTCACCAACAACAGCAAGAGATTGACAATGATCATGGAGCCAGAGAGAGGGAAACAAGTTGTTGCTCATCATCATTGGTTCAACTCACAGAGGCAGTGACACTCACATCATTGCAACAAGcatccccaccccctcccctgccccctcctcctcctcctccccctcctccaccTCTTTCTCTGCAATCTCCACCTAGTCAATTGAGATCTATTCTTGCAAAATCAACTTGGATGATGAAAGAACTCATTTCATAATTACTAGTGAAATTATTTGTCACAAAGTTGAAATGTCATCAGTGCATTTATGCTAAGTTAATCTCATCAAACCACTTTATTATCTAACCATGAATCAGTTCTCTTTTTACTccataaatcaaatttttaatcagttttatgGCCCATGTGAATCTTTTATACCTCATGGTTTTATTTGGACCTTACCCTTTTCCTGCGGGATTTTTCATCGATCACACACATTTATAGTATTGCGGACGTATGCGCAATTTATGTGTACATTATATGGGaagccatttgtgccaaaattATCAACCGCTAGTAACATCATCACCATGTAAGTAGGGGCAGCTGACATATAAAAACGTTACTAATTGTTCTCAAAGGGTATATTCGAGTAATttctgagagaaaaatggataaaaataaatcagtatCTACGCATTTTTAGCGCGTGATCTTTGGCTTCAAGCTAACAGGAAGAGGTGTGTAGGTGTGAAAGTCTTCACGTACGATCGCATGCTTCTACAAGCCTCCTTTGAAAGTTTGTGGAGAAAAACTCTGAGGGATTTTTTAATATT is from Pocillopora verrucosa isolate sample1 chromosome 7, ASM3666991v2, whole genome shotgun sequence and encodes:
- the LOC131781450 gene encoding uncharacterized protein translates to MEDENLSFVLLRNHPEFLEETAILLNSEWSKTLEGRLHYLAEGQDDLPCSLIISLKNDKAHTRVIGHCRLNKVLGKPKASLLTCVVIEKAYRGCGLGRKLMQLTESYASQLGLTAIYLSTYNKYEFYKHLGYHECTQVTPIKASSSLFINSQLNLLGEQVGEGDNLTVNQGEYDLPHFSPENSVSRNQEAMFNELNQREKEQNIHQQQQEIDNDHGARERETSCCSSSLVQLTEAVTLTSLQQASPPPPLPPPPPPPPPPPLSLQSPPSQLRSILAKSTWMMKELIS